One genomic window of Monodelphis domestica isolate mMonDom1 chromosome 1, mMonDom1.pri, whole genome shotgun sequence includes the following:
- the FAM193B gene encoding protein FAM193B isoform X3 encodes MPLWICQSCRKSMEEEERRALQEQPLAVSLSHTSCKSQSCGGGSHSSSSSSSSSSSSSSSSCHGNSGDWDPSSFLSAHKLSGLWNSQQAGGTMQGPSIGDPPAAPGEAFHSSEHHRHSDLTAPPNSPTGHPPPPASLIPAHPGPFGSPPHVHLTPTTQAAPFPTPVPNNHAPVPKTPSESPTAATAAPHSPAPCKSPHLPSANMPLLKMPPPLSGCNHPCNGHCTGSLVPQAASHQLPSTNSRDPGCKGHKFTNGTGCHPPQSCEADEGLGEDEDSSSERSSCTSSSTNQKDGKFCDCCYCEFFGHNAPPAAPTSRNYAEIREKLRSRLTKRKEELPQKIGLAGNGPGEPAVDHRDVDELLDYINSTEPKPLNSAKAAKRARHKLKKKEKEKAQLEAEGSKRTDRSSMAGQGAEPTGEKLLEWPQLELERVNSFLTSRLQEIKNTIKESIRASFSVYDLNLDVNDFPKKAAMLEQRDLLSRLNGSSDLQEIGLDLSPLTLGSSQNHTLHSPSELDPVQDERISLPPPPAAENGLLKRLSAVPNLSRMIWVQSPKVADSAPEGLGQDLKDAVSINGPELPEPPPGGGGRQKKNKRQSSQAKKNEICTAPGHQAKLDSPPTKGQASGARQPSKGQDPPEGPRGSRSGQNWAWSAKAEKGSLWRSRKNEAKADRLEQESLQLPSPGYGPFGSPAGLGASPQTKGKHRKNRNKMEKSTTSLDDVFLPKDVDGVEMDETDREVEYFKRFCLDSAKQTRQKVAVNWTNFTLKKITSSAAQ; translated from the exons ATGCCTCTGTGGATCTGCCAGAGCTGCAGAAAGAGcatggaggaagaggaaaggagggccCTTCAAGAACAGCCCCTGGCG gTCTCATTATCACACACGTCCTGCAAGTCACAGTCTTGTGGGGGTGGCTCccactcctcttcctcttcttcttcttcgtcatcatcgtcctcctcctcctcatgcCATGGGAACTCAGGGGACTGGGATCCCAGCTCGTTCCTGTCTGCACACAAACTCTCAGGCCTCTGGAACTCCCAGCAGGCTGGCGGTACCATGCAGGGCCCCTCGATTGGGGACCCTCCTGCTGCACCTG GTGAGGCCTTCCACTCCTCTGAACATCACCGGCACTCAGACCTCACCGCCCCCCCCAACAGTCCCACTGGCCATCCCCCACCACCAGCATCACTGATCCCTGCTCACCCAGGACCCTTTGGATCTCCACCCCATGTCCACTTAACCCCTACAACCCAGGCAGCACCTTTCCCCACACCTGTCCCTAACAATCATGCTCCAGTGCCCAAGACACCTTCTGAGTCACCTACTGCTGCCACTGCTGCCCCACACAGCCCAGCACCATGTAAGAGCCCTCACCTACCCTCTGCCAACATGCCGCTTCTGAAGATGCCTCCTCCACTCTCAGGGTGCAATCACCCCTGCAACGGGCACTGCACTGGGTCTCTGGTCCCTCAAGCTGCCTCACATCAGCTTCCCAGCACTAACAG CAGAGACCCTGGGTGCAAGGGACACAAGTTTACAAATGGTACTGGCTGCCACCCACCACAGTCTTGTGAAGCAGATGAGGGACTGGGAGAGGATGAGGACAGCAGCTCAGAACGAAGCTCCTGCACCTCATCCTCCACTAATCAGAAAGATGGGAAGTTCTGTGATTGCTGCTACTGCGAGTTCTTTGGACACAATGCG CCCCCCGCTGCCCCGACAAGTCGCAACTACGCTGAAATCCGAGAGAAGCTGCGCTCACGACTgacaaagaggaaagaagagctGCCCCAGAAAATAGGCCTGGCAGGGAATGGCCCAGGTGAACCAGCTGTGGACCATCGAGATGTGGATGAGCTTTTGGACTACATCAACAGTACTGAACCCAAACCTCTCAACAGTGCCAAGGCAGCCAAGCGAGCCCGTCACAAACTGAAAAAGAAG gagaaagagaaagctcAGCTAGAAGCTGAGGGCTCTAAGCGTACTGATCGCAGCTCCATGGCTGGTCAGGGTGCAGAACCAACAGGGGAGAAGCTCTTGGAGTGGCCCCAGCTTGAACTTGAGCGCGTTAACAGCTTCTTGACCAGTCGATTGCAGGAGATCAAGAATACCATCAAGGAGTCCATCCGAGCCAGCTTCAGTGTTTATGACCTTAATCTGGATGTGAATGACTTTCCTAAAAAGGCAGCCATGCTGGAGCAGAGGGACCTGCTTTCCCGCCTCAATGGTTCATCTGACCTGCAGGAAATTGGCCTAGATCTCTCACCTTTGACTTTGGGTTCCTCCCAAAACCACACACTACACTCCCCCAGTGAGCTGGACCCAGTCCAAGATGAGAGAATTTCTCTTCCTCCACCCCCTGCCGCTGAGAATGGGCTACTTAAAAGGCTTAGTGCTGTACCCAACCTCTCCCGGATGATCTGGGTTCAGTCCCCTAAAGTTGCTGACTCAGCCCCTGAAGGGCTGGGCCAAGACTTGAAGGATGCAGTCTCCATCAATGGACCTGAGCTCCCTGAGCCCCCACCTGGAGGAGGGGGCAGGCAGAAGAAGAATAAGAGGCAGAGCAGTCAAGCCAAGAAAAATGAGATATGCACAGCACCTGGGCATCAGGCTAAACTGGACAGTCCCCCCACCAAGGGACAGGCTTCAGGAGCCAGGCAACCATCCAAGGGCCAAGATCCCCCAGAAGGGCCTCGTGGGAGCCGCTCTGGTCAGAACTGGGCTTGGAGTGCCAAGGCCGAAAAAGGAAGCTTGTGGAGAAGCCGGAAGAACGAGGCCAAGGCAGACCGGCTGGAGCAGGAATCCTTGCAGCTACCGAGCCCAGGGTATGGGCCATTTGGGAGCCCAGCTGGGCTGGGAGCCTCACCACAGACCAAGGGAAAGCACAGGAAGAACCGGAACAAGATGGAGAAATCTACCACTTCtctgg ATGATGTGTTCCTGCCCAAGGATGTGGACGGAGTAGAGATGGATGAGACGGACCGGGAGGTGGAATACTTCAAGAG GTTCTGCCTGGATTCTGCAAAGCAGACGCGTCAAAAAGTGGCTGTGAACTGGACCAACTTCACCCTCAAGAAAATCACTTCCAGCGCAGCTCAGTGA